The following proteins are encoded in a genomic region of Stutzerimonas balearica DSM 6083:
- a CDS encoding DUF4282 domain-containing protein: MKQTLFFDAMVTPKIITLLYWLGLVGVVVGSIALMAGMFGGGLWSGLAVLVFGLIGTRVWCELLIVLFKIHENLQKVASKA, encoded by the coding sequence ATGAAACAAACCTTGTTCTTCGACGCGATGGTGACACCCAAGATCATTACGCTGCTGTACTGGCTCGGGCTGGTCGGCGTGGTGGTCGGCTCGATCGCACTCATGGCCGGTATGTTCGGCGGCGGGCTCTGGTCCGGGTTGGCTGTGCTGGTGTTCGGCCTGATCGGCACGCGCGTCTGGTGCGAGCTGCTGATCGTGCTGTTCAAGATTCACGAAAACCTGCAGAAGGTGGCCAGCAAGGCCTGA
- a CDS encoding nucleobase:cation symporter-2 family protein: protein MSVASAPEKRPEYENLGIGANLAYGLQHVLTMYGGIVAVPLIVGQAAGLSPADIGLLIAASLFAGGLATLLQTLGIPFFGCQLPLVQGVSFAGVATMIAIIGSDGAGGLPVVFGSVIAASLIGLLITPVFSRITKFFPPLVTGIVITTIGLTLMPVAARWAMGGNSQAPDFGSVANICLAAFTLFTVLALSKLGNASISRLSILLAMVVGTLVAVFFGMADFSQVLEGPLVALPSPLHFGAPEFQVAAILSMLIVIVVTLVETSADILAVGEIIETKVDSKRLGNGLRADMISSSLAPLFGSFTQSAFAQNVGLVAVTGVKSRYVVATAGLILVTLGLLPVMGRLIAAVPTAVLGGAGVVLFGTVAASGIRTLAQVDYRNNMNLVIVATSIGFGMIPIAAPSFYHHFPAWFETIFHSGISSAAIMAILLNLTFNHLKAGNSDQQSVFVAASERTLRYQDIAALHDGDYFRNGKLYDADGNEVPLVDAHHHAAPPPRPQMRAASSSSA from the coding sequence ATGTCAGTCGCGTCCGCCCCCGAAAAACGCCCCGAATACGAAAACCTCGGCATCGGTGCGAACCTGGCCTACGGCCTGCAACACGTGCTCACCATGTATGGCGGCATCGTCGCCGTGCCCCTGATCGTCGGCCAGGCGGCCGGCCTGTCACCGGCCGACATCGGTCTGTTGATCGCCGCCTCGCTGTTCGCCGGCGGGCTGGCCACGCTACTGCAAACACTTGGCATCCCTTTCTTCGGTTGCCAGCTGCCCCTCGTGCAAGGCGTCTCCTTCGCTGGCGTGGCGACGATGATCGCCATCATCGGCAGCGACGGCGCCGGCGGGCTACCGGTGGTGTTCGGCTCGGTCATTGCCGCCTCATTGATCGGCCTGCTGATCACGCCGGTGTTCTCTCGCATCACCAAGTTCTTTCCGCCGCTGGTCACCGGCATCGTCATCACCACCATCGGCCTGACGCTGATGCCGGTCGCGGCGCGCTGGGCGATGGGCGGCAACAGCCAGGCCCCGGATTTCGGCAGCGTCGCCAACATCTGCCTGGCTGCGTTCACCCTCTTTACCGTGCTGGCGCTGAGCAAGCTGGGCAATGCCAGCATCTCGCGCCTGTCGATCCTCCTGGCGATGGTGGTCGGCACCCTGGTCGCGGTGTTCTTTGGCATGGCCGACTTCTCCCAGGTGCTCGAGGGGCCGCTGGTCGCCCTGCCGTCGCCGCTGCACTTCGGCGCGCCGGAGTTCCAGGTGGCGGCGATCCTGTCGATGCTCATCGTCATCGTGGTCACCCTGGTGGAAACCTCGGCGGACATCCTCGCGGTGGGCGAAATCATCGAGACCAAGGTCGACTCCAAGCGCCTGGGCAATGGCCTGCGCGCCGACATGATCTCCAGCTCTCTGGCGCCGCTGTTCGGCTCCTTCACCCAGAGCGCGTTCGCGCAGAATGTCGGGCTGGTCGCGGTCACCGGCGTGAAGAGCCGCTACGTGGTAGCCACCGCCGGCCTGATTCTGGTCACCCTCGGTCTGCTGCCGGTGATGGGACGCCTGATCGCCGCGGTGCCCACCGCCGTGCTCGGTGGCGCCGGCGTGGTGCTGTTCGGCACGGTGGCCGCCAGCGGCATCCGCACCCTGGCGCAGGTCGACTACCGCAACAACATGAACCTGGTGATCGTCGCCACCTCGATCGGCTTCGGCATGATCCCGATCGCCGCACCGAGCTTCTACCACCACTTCCCCGCCTGGTTCGAGACGATCTTCCACTCCGGCATCAGCTCGGCGGCGATCATGGCGATTCTCTTGAATCTGACCTTCAACCACCTGAAGGCCGGCAACTCCGATCAGCAATCGGTATTCGTCGCCGCCAGCGAGCGCACGCTGCGCTACCAGGACATCGCGGCCCTGCACGATGGCGACTACTTCCGCAACGGCAAGCTGTATGACGCCGACGGCAACGAAGTTCCGCTGGTCGACGCTCACCATCACGCCGCACCGCCGCCGCGGCCACAGATGCGCGCGGCCAGCTCGAGCAGCGCCTGA
- a CDS encoding dihydrofolate reductase — MTQPSLPLAMIAALAERHVIGRDNSMPWHLPADLRHFKAMTLGKPVIMGRKTWDSLGRPLPGRLNLVVSRQAGLQLEGAETFTDLESALQRAEQWALEQGAGELMLIGGAQLYSQALARAQRLYLTRIDARPEGDAFFPAFDEAEWQCVEREAHPAEGDAPAYRFETWVRADRRA; from the coding sequence ATGACTCAGCCCTCACTTCCCCTCGCGATGATCGCGGCCCTCGCAGAGCGGCACGTGATCGGGCGCGACAACAGCATGCCCTGGCACCTGCCGGCGGACCTGCGCCATTTCAAGGCCATGACCCTCGGCAAGCCGGTGATCATGGGACGCAAGACTTGGGATTCACTCGGTCGGCCGTTGCCGGGCCGGCTCAATCTGGTGGTCAGTCGCCAGGCCGGCCTGCAGCTCGAGGGCGCCGAGACCTTCACCGATCTCGAATCTGCGCTGCAGCGGGCCGAGCAGTGGGCGCTGGAGCAGGGCGCGGGCGAGCTGATGCTGATCGGCGGTGCGCAGCTCTATTCCCAGGCGCTGGCCCGTGCGCAGCGGCTCTATCTCACCCGCATCGATGCGCGCCCGGAAGGCGATGCCTTCTTTCCGGCCTTCGACGAGGCCGAGTGGCAGTGCGTCGAGCGCGAGGCGCATCCGGCCGAAGGCGACGCTCCGGCGTACCGTTTCGAGACCTGGGTACGCGCCGACCGCCGCGCTTGA
- a CDS encoding YitT family protein, which produces MSSDETGAPATDRVAPIFVRHPLWEDLLALLLGTAMVALGITFYSHAQLLTGGTVGVAFLLSYLSDWSFGPLFFLVNLPFYALAIWRMGWKFTLRTACAVGLVSLYAELMPNWVQFARLDVVYAALFGGFAMGVGLLMLFRHRASLGGVNILTLYIQERFGVRAGKVQMGIDALIVLGAVLAVPLDRVLLSVLGAVALNLVLAINHRADRYTGVS; this is translated from the coding sequence ATGTCATCCGATGAAACCGGCGCCCCGGCCACCGACCGGGTCGCCCCGATCTTTGTGCGCCATCCTCTGTGGGAGGATCTCCTGGCGCTGCTGCTCGGCACCGCCATGGTCGCCCTCGGCATTACCTTCTACAGCCATGCGCAACTGCTCACGGGTGGCACCGTGGGTGTCGCCTTTCTGCTCAGCTACCTGAGCGACTGGTCGTTCGGCCCGCTGTTCTTTCTCGTCAACCTGCCGTTCTATGCGCTGGCGATCTGGCGCATGGGCTGGAAGTTCACCCTGCGCACCGCCTGCGCGGTCGGGCTGGTCTCGTTGTATGCGGAACTGATGCCCAACTGGGTCCAGTTCGCCAGGCTTGATGTGGTCTACGCCGCGCTTTTTGGGGGGTTCGCCATGGGCGTCGGGTTGCTCATGCTGTTCCGCCATCGCGCCAGCCTCGGCGGAGTGAACATCCTGACGCTGTACATCCAGGAGCGTTTCGGCGTGCGCGCCGGCAAGGTACAGATGGGTATCGATGCGCTGATCGTGCTCGGCGCGGTATTGGCGGTACCGCTGGATCGGGTGCTGCTCTCGGTGCTCGGCGCGGTGGCGCTGAATCTGGTGCTGGCAATCAACCACCGTGCCGACCGCTATACCGGGGTCAGCTGA
- a CDS encoding metallophosphoesterase family protein — translation MRIGVISDTHGLLRAQASVALQGCDLIIHAGDIGKPEVLDALRQIAPLQAIRGNVDVADWATALPEELDLEYEGRRLHVRHDLKTLAFDPAARGFAVVISGHSHKPSIERRDGVLYLNPGSAGPRRFRLPICLALLELSAEGAAAQLIELS, via the coding sequence ATGCGCATCGGCGTCATTTCCGATACCCATGGCCTGCTGCGTGCGCAGGCCAGCGTGGCCCTGCAGGGCTGCGACCTGATCATCCATGCCGGTGACATCGGCAAGCCTGAAGTGCTCGACGCTCTGCGCCAGATTGCGCCGCTTCAGGCCATTCGCGGCAACGTCGATGTCGCGGACTGGGCGACGGCCCTGCCCGAGGAGTTGGACCTCGAGTACGAGGGCCGGCGCCTGCATGTGCGTCACGACCTGAAGACGCTGGCGTTCGACCCGGCCGCCCGCGGTTTCGCCGTGGTCATCAGCGGCCATTCGCACAAGCCCTCGATCGAACGGCGCGACGGTGTGCTCTACCTCAACCCAGGCAGCGCCGGGCCGCGGCGCTTTCGCCTGCCAATCTGCCTGGCGCTGCTCGAGCTGAGCGCAGAAGGCGCCGCAGCCCAGCTGATCGAGCTCAGCTGA
- a CDS encoding thioesterase domain-containing protein — MSRESRYLEAILHHDIPLTRSMGLRVDVWENHELRLKVPLQANINHKSSMFGGSLYCAAVLAGWGWLHLRLREAGIDDGHIVIQDGRIEYPLPVVDDATAICNAPVEGAWERFEAIYRRRGRARLELHSRILAADGRDAVRFTGQYVLHK, encoded by the coding sequence ATGAGCCGCGAAAGCCGCTATCTGGAAGCCATTCTCCACCACGACATTCCGCTGACCCGTTCAATGGGCCTGCGCGTCGATGTCTGGGAAAACCACGAGCTGCGCCTGAAGGTCCCGCTGCAGGCCAACATCAATCACAAGAGCAGCATGTTCGGCGGCAGCCTGTATTGCGCGGCGGTGCTGGCTGGCTGGGGCTGGCTGCACCTGCGCCTGCGCGAGGCCGGTATCGACGACGGCCACATCGTCATCCAGGACGGCCGGATCGAATATCCGCTTCCCGTGGTCGACGACGCCACGGCCATCTGCAACGCCCCGGTCGAAGGCGCCTGGGAGCGCTTCGAGGCGATCTACCGCCGCCGCGGCCGTGCCCGCCTGGAGCTGCACAGCCGCATTCTCGCCGCCGACGGCCGTGACGCCGTGCGCTTCACCGGGCAGTACGTACTGCACAAGTAA
- a CDS encoding YkgJ family cysteine cluster protein — protein sequence MKTRLIASADPERLETWVRYSNGLCRDCQATCCTLPVEVRIDDLIRLQLVDEFERDEPAKQVARRLSREGVVEHFNQKHGLFTLTRMANGDCLFLDTRTRLCKVYDKRPDTCRNHPRIGPRPGHCAYVRKAGR from the coding sequence GTGAAGACCCGACTGATCGCCTCTGCCGACCCCGAACGCCTGGAAACCTGGGTGCGCTACAGCAACGGCCTGTGCCGCGATTGCCAGGCAACCTGCTGCACGCTGCCGGTCGAAGTGCGCATCGACGACCTCATTCGCCTGCAGCTGGTCGATGAGTTCGAGCGCGACGAGCCGGCCAAGCAGGTGGCCCGCCGCCTGTCCCGCGAAGGCGTGGTCGAGCACTTCAACCAGAAGCACGGGCTGTTCACGCTGACGCGCATGGCCAATGGCGACTGCCTGTTTCTGGATACTCGCACGCGTCTGTGCAAGGTCTATGACAAGCGCCCGGATACCTGCCGCAACCACCCGCGCATCGGCCCGCGCCCGGGGCATTGCGCCTACGTCCGCAAGGCGGGTCGCTGA
- a CDS encoding glycogen/starch/alpha-glucan phosphorylase — translation MTQEPNAPTADEVAAFREKVLRKLTYSVGKDPEHAAEFDWFEAVALATRDRVIDHWMECTRQTYDKGCKRVYYLSLEFLIGRLLFDSLSNLGLLDTARQALAELGLDLDRIRLSEPDAALGNGGLGRLAACFMESMATLGVPAHGYGIRYDHGLFRQVIVDGWQHEQTETWLDFGNPWEFERSEVSYLIGFGGHVTALPDGNGEPRHFWHWAEGVRANAYDTPIVGWRGASVNTLRLWRARAEADFHLERFNAGDHIGAVAEEAKAQSISRVLYPADSTEAGQELRLRQEYFFVAASLQDLLRRHLDQRGTLDNLPDYAAIQLNDTHPAIAVAELMRLLVDVHGMPWEKAWSLTTATLCYTNHTLLPEALETWPVGLMERLLPRHMQIIYLINAQHLDALRNRGLHDGELLRSVSLIEEGHGRRVRMGNLAFLGSHSVNGVSALHTGLMRKTVFTDLHRLYPQRINNKTNGITFRRWLYQANPRLTRLLVETLGEDVLDSPQTRLRDLEPFAEQVEFRRRFAEQRQANKRHLAKVIHERLGIQVDPEALFDVHVKRIHEYKRQLLNLLHTVALYHAICADPGGDWVPRVKIFAGKAAASYHQAKLIIKLANDIARTINDDPTVRGLLKVVFLPNYNVSLAEDIIPAADLSEQISTAGLEASGTSNMKFALNGALTIGTLDGANVEMSEQIGREHMFIFGLTAQQVEARKRAGEYNAEATIIGSPRLGEVLSAIRRGAFSSDDPGRYTGLIDGLGWHDTFMVCADFEAYWQAQLEVEARWRDADAWWRSAVLNTARTGWFSSDRTISEYATEIWKVM, via the coding sequence ATGACGCAGGAACCCAACGCTCCCACCGCCGATGAAGTGGCCGCCTTTCGTGAAAAGGTGCTGCGCAAGCTGACCTACTCGGTCGGCAAGGATCCCGAGCATGCGGCCGAGTTCGACTGGTTCGAGGCGGTGGCGCTGGCCACCCGCGACCGGGTCATCGACCACTGGATGGAGTGCACCCGACAGACCTATGACAAGGGCTGCAAGCGCGTCTATTACCTTTCGCTGGAATTTCTCATCGGACGCCTGCTGTTCGACAGCCTGAGCAACCTCGGCCTGCTGGACACGGCGCGCCAGGCGCTCGCCGAGCTGGGCCTGGACCTGGACCGCATCCGCCTGTCCGAGCCGGACGCGGCGCTGGGCAACGGCGGCCTCGGGCGCCTGGCCGCCTGCTTCATGGAGAGCATGGCCACACTCGGCGTGCCGGCGCACGGCTATGGCATCCGCTACGACCACGGGCTGTTTCGCCAGGTGATCGTCGATGGCTGGCAGCATGAGCAGACCGAGACCTGGCTCGATTTCGGCAACCCCTGGGAATTCGAACGCTCGGAGGTCAGCTACCTGATCGGCTTTGGCGGCCACGTCACTGCGCTGCCCGACGGCAATGGCGAGCCGCGGCACTTCTGGCATTGGGCCGAGGGCGTGCGCGCCAACGCCTACGACACCCCGATCGTCGGCTGGCGCGGGGCCAGCGTGAACACCTTGCGCCTGTGGCGCGCGCGCGCCGAGGCCGACTTCCATCTCGAGCGCTTCAACGCTGGCGACCACATCGGTGCGGTCGCCGAGGAAGCCAAGGCGCAGAGCATCTCTCGTGTGCTCTATCCGGCCGACAGCACCGAGGCCGGCCAGGAACTGCGCCTGCGCCAGGAGTATTTCTTCGTCGCCGCCTCGCTGCAGGATCTCCTGCGTCGACATCTGGACCAGCGCGGCACGCTGGACAACCTGCCCGATTACGCGGCCATCCAGCTCAACGACACCCATCCGGCGATCGCCGTGGCCGAGCTGATGCGCCTGTTGGTGGACGTGCATGGCATGCCCTGGGAGAAGGCCTGGAGCCTGACCACCGCGACGCTCTGCTACACCAACCACACCCTGCTGCCCGAGGCGCTGGAAACCTGGCCGGTGGGCCTGATGGAGCGCCTGTTGCCGCGGCACATGCAGATCATCTACCTGATCAACGCCCAGCACCTGGATGCCCTGCGCAACCGCGGCCTGCACGATGGCGAACTGCTGCGCTCGGTGTCGTTGATCGAAGAGGGCCATGGCCGCCGCGTGCGCATGGGCAACCTGGCGTTTCTCGGCTCGCACAGCGTCAATGGCGTCTCCGCGCTACACACCGGGCTGATGCGCAAGACGGTGTTCACCGACCTGCACCGGCTCTATCCGCAGCGCATCAACAACAAGACCAACGGCATCACCTTCCGCCGCTGGCTGTACCAGGCCAACCCGAGGCTCACCCGGCTGCTCGTCGAGACGCTTGGCGAGGACGTGCTCGACTCACCGCAGACGCGCCTGCGCGACCTCGAGCCCTTCGCCGAGCAGGTCGAGTTCCGCCGCCGCTTCGCCGAGCAGCGCCAGGCCAACAAGCGCCACCTGGCCAAGGTGATTCACGAGCGGCTCGGCATCCAGGTCGACCCGGAGGCGCTGTTCGACGTCCACGTCAAGCGCATCCACGAGTACAAGCGCCAGTTGCTCAACCTGCTGCACACCGTCGCGCTGTATCACGCGATCTGCGCCGACCCGGGCGGCGACTGGGTGCCGCGGGTGAAGATCTTTGCCGGCAAGGCGGCGGCGAGCTACCACCAGGCCAAGCTGATCATCAAACTGGCCAACGACATCGCCCGCACGATCAACGACGATCCGACCGTGCGTGGCCTGCTCAAGGTCGTGTTCCTGCCCAACTACAACGTCAGCCTGGCCGAGGACATCATCCCGGCGGCCGACCTTTCCGAGCAGATATCCACTGCCGGCCTCGAGGCCTCGGGCACCAGCAACATGAAGTTCGCGCTCAACGGCGCGTTGACCATCGGCACGCTGGACGGGGCGAATGTCGAGATGAGCGAGCAGATCGGCCGCGAGCACATGTTCATCTTCGGCCTCACCGCGCAGCAGGTCGAGGCGCGCAAGCGTGCCGGCGAGTACAACGCCGAAGCGACCATCATCGGCTCGCCGCGTCTGGGTGAGGTGCTTTCGGCAATTCGCCGCGGCGCCTTCTCTTCCGACGATCCGGGGCGCTACACCGGCCTTATCGACGGGCTCGGCTGGCACGACACCTTCATGGTCTGCGCCGATTTCGAGGCGTACTGGCAGGCGCAACTGGAGGTCGAGGCGCGCTGGCGCGATGCGGACGCCTGGTGGCGTTCGGCCGTGCTCAACACGGCGCGTACCGGCTGGTTCTCCTCGGACCGCACCATCAGCGAGTACGCCACGGAGATCTGGAAGGTCATGTAG
- a CDS encoding class 1 fructose-bisphosphatase: protein MSRITLSRYLIEQTRSNNTPADLRFLIEVVARACKAISHQVSKGALGGVLGSAGSENVQGEVQKKLDVLSNEILLEANEWGGHLAGMASEEMDNAYQIPGKYPKGAYLLVFDPLDGSSNIDVNVSVGTIFSVLRCPDACFSQNDALGEEAFLQPGTKQVAAGYAIYGPQTMLVLTLGHGVMGFTLDRELGSFVLTHENLRVPESTAEFAINMSNQRHWEEPVKRYVSELLAGKEGPLGKNYNMRWIASMVADVHRILTRGGIFMYPRDAREPEKPGKLRLMYEANPMSMIIEQAGGASTNGTQRILDIQPESLHQRVAVFLGSKEEVERVTGYHQA, encoded by the coding sequence ATGTCACGCATCACCCTGAGCCGCTACCTGATCGAGCAGACCCGCAGTAACAATACCCCGGCGGACCTGCGCTTCCTTATCGAGGTGGTGGCACGTGCGTGCAAGGCCATCAGCCATCAGGTTTCCAAGGGCGCGCTGGGCGGCGTGCTGGGCAGCGCCGGCAGCGAGAACGTGCAGGGCGAGGTACAGAAGAAGCTCGACGTGCTGTCCAACGAGATCCTGCTGGAGGCCAACGAGTGGGGGGGGCACCTGGCAGGCATGGCCTCGGAAGAAATGGACAACGCCTACCAGATTCCCGGCAAGTACCCCAAGGGGGCGTACCTGCTGGTATTCGATCCGCTGGACGGCTCCTCGAACATCGATGTGAACGTCTCGGTGGGTACCATCTTCTCGGTGCTGCGCTGCCCGGATGCCTGCTTCAGCCAGAACGACGCCCTCGGCGAGGAAGCCTTCCTGCAGCCGGGCACCAAGCAGGTCGCCGCCGGCTACGCCATCTACGGCCCGCAGACCATGCTCGTACTGACCCTCGGCCACGGCGTGATGGGTTTCACCCTCGACCGCGAGCTGGGCAGCTTCGTGCTCACCCACGAAAACCTGCGCGTGCCGGAATCGACCGCCGAGTTCGCCATCAACATGTCCAACCAGCGCCACTGGGAAGAGCCGGTCAAGCGCTACGTCAGCGAGTTGCTGGCCGGCAAGGAAGGCCCGCTGGGCAAGAACTACAACATGCGCTGGATCGCCTCGATGGTGGCCGATGTGCACCGTATCCTGACGCGCGGCGGCATCTTCATGTACCCGCGCGACGCCCGCGAGCCGGAGAAGCCCGGCAAGCTGCGCCTGATGTACGAGGCCAACCCGATGTCGATGATCATCGAACAGGCCGGCGGCGCCTCCACCAATGGCACGCAGCGCATCCTCGATATCCAGCCCGAATCGCTGCATCAACGCGTGGCGGTGTTCCTCGGCTCGAAGGAAGAAGTCGAGCGCGTGACCGGCTACCACCAGGCCTGA
- a CDS encoding DUF924 family protein yields MQAPWQALLDWWFGDGATAGEVAAQKHRLWFGYRPEQDAEAAERFGSQVDEALGGGLGDWAATPQGWLALILLLDQLPRMIYRNTPKAFAGDARAQHLVHDGLVQGGDVLLAPIQRVFVYLVLEHAENLALQEQAVLQFGALREHAAADEQALFADFLDFAQRHRAVIARFGRFPHRNAILGRDSTAAELAYLAEPGSGF; encoded by the coding sequence ATGCAGGCCCCCTGGCAGGCGTTGCTCGACTGGTGGTTCGGCGACGGCGCCACGGCCGGGGAGGTCGCTGCGCAAAAGCACCGGCTGTGGTTCGGCTATCGCCCCGAGCAGGATGCCGAGGCCGCCGAGCGGTTCGGTAGCCAGGTCGACGAGGCGCTCGGTGGCGGGCTTGGTGACTGGGCGGCGACGCCGCAGGGCTGGCTGGCGCTGATCCTGCTGCTCGATCAGCTGCCCCGGATGATCTACCGCAATACGCCCAAGGCGTTTGCCGGCGATGCCCGCGCGCAGCATCTCGTGCATGACGGCCTGGTGCAGGGTGGCGACGTGCTGCTCGCGCCGATCCAGCGGGTGTTCGTTTATCTGGTGCTCGAGCACGCCGAGAACCTGGCCCTGCAGGAGCAGGCGGTGCTGCAGTTCGGTGCGCTGCGCGAGCATGCGGCAGCGGACGAGCAGGCCTTGTTCGCCGACTTTCTCGATTTCGCACAGCGCCACCGCGCCGTGATTGCCCGCTTCGGGCGTTTTCCGCATCGCAACGCCATTCTCGGCCGTGATTCGACGGCGGCCGAACTGGCTTATCTGGCCGAGCCCGGCTCAGGCTTCTGA
- the bamE gene encoding outer membrane protein assembly factor BamE domain-containing protein yields the protein MSLRPFALLTVLLALGGCSPITQENYAKLEAGMSRAQVEQLLGKPEECAGALGMSSCTWGDKNRFISIQFAGDQVMMFSGKGLK from the coding sequence ATGTCTTTGCGTCCCTTTGCCCTGCTGACCGTTCTGCTCGCGCTTGGCGGCTGCAGCCCGATCACTCAGGAGAACTACGCCAAGCTCGAGGCCGGCATGAGCCGGGCGCAGGTCGAGCAGCTGCTGGGCAAGCCTGAGGAGTGTGCCGGAGCGCTCGGCATGTCGAGCTGCACCTGGGGCGACAAGAACCGCTTCATCAGCATCCAGTTCGCCGGTGACCAGGTCATGATGTTCTCCGGCAAAGGCCTGAAATGA
- a CDS encoding lipocalin family protein encodes MRFPSLLLALLLTAGCASEPAQEPYTAGEVDLARYQGTWYELARLPMFFQRNCVESEAHYRLQGDERVAVTNRCRTEDVQWQEATGTAVPQEPGRSDRLWVRFDNWFSRLFPTLTRGHYWVLYLDPDYRVALVGSPDREYLWLLSRTPEVSTETRERLLDEAHARGYDTRELIWRGETQ; translated from the coding sequence ATGCGTTTTCCGAGCCTGCTCCTCGCCCTCTTGCTGACCGCCGGCTGTGCCAGCGAGCCGGCTCAGGAACCCTACACCGCGGGTGAGGTGGACCTGGCCCGTTACCAGGGCACCTGGTACGAACTGGCCCGTCTGCCGATGTTCTTCCAGCGCAACTGCGTGGAATCGGAGGCGCACTATCGCCTGCAGGGCGACGAGCGTGTCGCGGTGACCAATCGCTGCCGGACCGAGGATGTCCAATGGCAGGAAGCGACGGGCACAGCGGTGCCTCAGGAGCCCGGCCGCAGCGATCGCCTGTGGGTGCGCTTCGATAACTGGTTCAGCCGGCTGTTCCCGACCCTGACCCGCGGTCATTACTGGGTGCTCTATCTCGATCCCGACTACCGCGTGGCGCTGGTCGGCAGCCCGGACCGCGAGTACCTCTGGCTGCTTTCGCGCACGCCCGAGGTTTCCACCGAGACGCGAGAGCGTCTGCTGGATGAAGCCCATGCGCGTGGTTACGACACCCGCGAGCTGATCTGGCGCGGCGAGACGCAGTGA
- the pip gene encoding prolyl aminopeptidase → MQSLYPEIKPYARHELAVQEPHVLYVDESGVADGLPVLFVHGGPGGGCDALSRRFFDPTIYRIVTFDQRGCGRSTPHASLENNTTAHLIADMERIREHLGIDKWVLFGGSWGSTLSLAYAQTYPERVHALILRGIFLCRPQDLSWFYQDGASRLFPDYWEEFLAPIPPQERDDLIGAYYARLTGSDQIAQMHAAKAWSCWEGRTATLRPNHQVVDRFGDAHRALAMARIECHYFINQAFLEPDQLLRDMPRIAHLPGIIVHGRYDSICPLDNAWALHQAWPQSELQIIRDAGHSAAECGITDALVRAAADIAHRLLDLPPAEDA, encoded by the coding sequence ATGCAGAGCCTGTATCCGGAGATCAAACCCTATGCGCGACACGAGCTGGCGGTGCAGGAGCCCCATGTGCTCTATGTCGACGAGAGCGGCGTGGCGGACGGTTTGCCGGTGCTCTTCGTGCACGGTGGTCCTGGCGGCGGCTGCGATGCCCTGAGCCGGCGGTTCTTTGACCCCACCATCTATCGCATCGTCACCTTCGATCAGCGCGGCTGTGGCCGCTCCACGCCGCATGCGAGCCTGGAAAACAATACGACCGCTCATCTGATCGCTGACATGGAGCGCATCCGTGAGCACCTGGGTATCGACAAATGGGTGCTGTTCGGTGGTTCCTGGGGCTCGACGCTGTCGCTGGCCTACGCCCAGACCTATCCCGAGCGGGTGCATGCGCTGATCCTGCGAGGCATCTTTCTCTGCCGCCCGCAGGACCTGAGCTGGTTCTACCAGGACGGCGCGAGCCGGCTGTTCCCCGACTATTGGGAAGAGTTTCTTGCGCCGATCCCGCCCCAGGAGCGCGACGACCTGATCGGCGCGTACTATGCGCGCCTGACCGGCAGCGACCAGATCGCCCAGATGCACGCCGCCAAGGCGTGGTCCTGCTGGGAAGGGCGTACCGCCACGCTGCGCCCCAACCACCAGGTCGTCGACCGTTTCGGCGATGCGCACCGGGCGCTGGCGATGGCGCGCATCGAATGCCACTACTTCATCAACCAGGCCTTTCTCGAGCCCGACCAACTGCTGCGCGACATGCCCAGGATCGCTCACCTGCCGGGCATCATCGTGCACGGGCGCTACGATTCGATCTGTCCGCTGGACAATGCCTGGGCACTGCACCAGGCCTGGCCGCAAAGCGAGCTGCAGATCATCCGCGACGCTGGCCACTCGGCGGCCGAATGCGGCATCACCGATGCGCTGGTGCGGGCGGCGGCGGATATCGCGCACCGTCTGCTCGACCTGCCGCCGGCGGAGGACGCCTGA